In Cheilinus undulatus linkage group 14, ASM1832078v1, whole genome shotgun sequence, a genomic segment contains:
- the LOC121521209 gene encoding scavenger receptor cysteine-rich type 1 protein M130-like, translating into MSFIPPGKVNFVIYLIGGLLSFPLLTECNKIRLVGPSRCSGRVEVFHRDTWGTVCDDQWSLANADVVCRELDCGTVMEAKKQAFFGEGKEAIWLDDVQCTGSETSILNCQHRPIGENNCGHGEDAGVICSDHVRMVNGTSRCNGKVEVYRNGLWNRVCSNDWSTDEAEVLCQEVNCGSPTAQIEVPHYGETNIIGGVKVNCFRNESSLSQCTFQDMKENCVDATVLCTHSRPVRLVNGTNRCSGRVEVYNEGQWGTVCDDRWGMQEAAVVCREMDCGTPLTVKYKAFFGRGQDQVWLDDLECTGHEKALGDCPHRGFGEHDCDHHEDAGVVCSETVRLVNGTNDCSGRLEVYSAGRWGKMCNTNWRYEEAAVVCKEINCGAPKRQQELFSYGESRLRGFTSRCSGNVSSIAQCGIQDFAGRCDAVSLTCEGSPQLRLVNGTNRCSGRVEVMHDGQWGTVCDDDWDLRDAQVVCRAMDCGTAQTAKSAAFFGQGQGGIWLDDVRCIGNETSLLHCRHPTLGENNCGHGEDAGVVCSADIRLINGTDQCSGRVEFYHNNRWSPAYDINWQLTEAEVVCRMMNCGDPVKVSAGFGNGRETRGYKVSCTGRENSLTQCTLRDYTRTSSDRVEEAGVVCSGNVRLADGPSRCVGRVEFYDKGHWGNVCGEAWDVNDAMVVCKQLGCGRAHKITTTADYGQGSGQTWIDQIECNGRESTLSQCQQRPFRDRMCNITSVAGVICTEGLEVRLSNGKDECSGRVEVRHGEDWYTVCDSEWSYGKAGLVCSQLECGEPVGAPTGAFFGQGNGTVVEANDACFNNSASIQQCSRTGFTISRCGHDRDAGASCAAQIRLVGGAGQCSGRVEVHYKGQWGTVCDDEWEMQNADVVCKQLGCGHAVSAPTSAHFGRGSGPIWLDNVNCNGEEAAITQCRHPGFGENNCGHGEDAGVICLGALKRPQITLNPGPDVNWGDRVEITCTVATEHLGGTFTLKKTPGTFKMEKYSENEAATFSFPKVDFEHKGSYFCEYQKRLPNQAINYPQGDLAQLAVTVTLEIPSISLTSPHAMVVYSPDKISVKQGSSFSVTCSTHSRYPGGYFYLMKSNVSTTEAKPAFGHTIFYLAYFEFPAVKYEHQGDYKCVYKVNISSESFCSAPSKSLQVTVIVESSSSVVTGVVVGLLVVLLVVAAGYLLWKRRWRLSDTLVQFSDRFGGTVKPDVDERSNGAYDGRARDTRVSEPVHSPIPEDKNVDVDNSVERVPEDLAGRVCYELEPLVLS; encoded by the exons ATGAGTTTTATTCCTCCTGGAAAAGTCAATTTTGTTATTTATCTGATAGGAG GTCTACTGAGTTTTCCACTGCTAACAG AATGTAATAAAATCAGGCTGGTTGGACCGTCACGCTGCTCTGGCAGAGTGGAAGTCTTCCACAGGGACACCTGGGGAACAGTGTGTGATGATCAGTGGAGCCTTGCCAACGCTGACGTGGTGTGTCGAGAGTTAGACTGTGGGACAGTCATGGAGGCCAAAAAACAGGCCTTTTTTGGAGAGGGAAAGGAGGCGATCTGGTTGGATGATGTGCAGTGCACTGGCTCAGAGACTTCCATCCTCAATTGTCAACACAGACCTATCGGGGAAAATAACTGTGGCCACGGTGAAGATGCTGGGGTTATCTGTTCAG ACCATGTAAGGATGGTCAATGGAACCAGTCGCTGTAATGGCAAAGTGGAGGTTTATCGTAACGGCCTGTGGAACCGAGTGTGCAGCAATGACTGGAGCACGGACGAGGCTGAAGTCCTGTGCCAAGAGGTTAATTGTGGCAGTCCTACGGCGCAGATAGAGGTGCCTCACTACGGGGAGACAAACATTATTGGTGGAGTAAAAGTCAACTGTTTCAGAAATGagagctctctctctcagtgCACATTCCAGGATATGAAGGAAAACTGCGTTGATGCCACAGTTCTCTGCACAC ATAGTAGACCAGTCCGCCTGGTGAATGGAACCAATCGCTGCTCAGGCAGGGTTGAGGTTTACAATGAAGGACAGTGGGGAACGGTTTGTGACGATAGGTGGGGCATGCAGGAGGCAGCTGTAGTGTGTCGAGAGATGGACTGTGGGACCCCTCTCACGGTAAAGTACAAAGCCTTCTTTGGCAGGGGTCAGGATCAGGTTTGGTTGGACGATCTTGAGTGCACTGGTCATGAGAAGGCCCTTGGCGACTGCCCACACAGAGGTTTTGGAGAACATGACTGTGATCACCATGAAGATGCTGGCGTTGTTTGCTCAG AAACAGTCAGATTGGTCAATGGGACCAATGACTGCTCAGGCAGATTGGAAGTCTACTCTGCTGGCCGATGGGGGAAGATGTGTAATACCAACTGGCGCTATGAGGAGGCTGCAGTGGTGTGTAAAGAAATCAACTGTGGAGCTCCAAAGAGACAGCAAGAGTTGTTCAGTTATGGTGAAAGCAGGCTGAGAGGGTTTACAAGTAGGTGCTCTGGTAATGTGAGCTCTATCGCGCAATGTGGGATTCAAGATTTCGCAGGAAGATGTGACGCTGTTTCTCTTACATGTGAAG GTAGTCCACAGCTCAGGCTTGTCAATGGCACTAATCGCTGCTCTGGGAGAGTGGAGGTTATGCACGATGGCCAGTGGGGAACCGTGTGTGATGATGATTGGGACCTGAGAGATGCTCAGGTAGTGTGCAGAGCCATGGACTGTGGAACAGCTCAGACTGCCAAATCTGCAGCCTTTTTTGGTCAAGGCCAAGGAGGCATCTGGCTGGATGATGTCAGATGTATTGGAAATGAAACATCCCTATTGCACTGCCGACATCCAACCCTTGGGGAAAACAACTGTGGGCATGGTGAAGATGCTGGTGTTGTGTGCTCAG CTGATATACGACTCATCAACGGGACAGACCAGTGCTCAGGCAGGGTGGAGTTTTATCATAATAACCGCTGGTCACCAGCATATGACATCAACTGGCAGTTGACTGAAGCTGAAGTGGTGTGCCGAATGATGAACTGTGGAGATCCAGTCAAGGTCTCAGCAGGATTTGGCAATGGCAGAGAAACACGAGGATATAAGGTCAGCTGTACTGGTAGAGAGAACTCTCTCACACAGTGCACCCTGAGAGATTATACCAGGACCAGCAGCGATCGTGTTGAAGAGGCAGGAGTTGTATGTTCAG GCAATGTACGTTTGGCTGACGGGCCCAGTCGCTGTGTTGGAAGAGTGGAGTTCTATGACAAAGGCCACTGGGGGAATGTGTGTGGTGAGGCCTGGGATGTGAATGATGCGATGGTCGTGTGCAAACAGCTGGGCTGTGGGAGAGCACATAAAATCACCACCACCGCTGATTATGGCCAAGGAAGTGGACAGACCTGGATTGATCAAATCGAATGCAACGGAAGGGAGTCGACATTGAGCCAGTGCCAACAAAGACCGTTTAGAGACAGAATGTGCAACATCACATCTGTCGCTGGAGTTATCTGTACTG AGGGTTTGGAGGTCCGTTTGTCCAATGGTAAGGATgagtgttctggcagagtggaGGTCCGTCATGGCGAGGACTGGTATACTGTTTGTGACAGCGAGTGGAGCTATGGCAAAGCTGGACTAGTGTGTAGTCAGCTGGAATGTGGAGAACCAGTTGGCGCTCCCACGGGTGCCTTTTTCGGCCAAGGCAACGGAACCGTAGTGGAGGCTAATGATGCATGTTTCAACAATTCAGCATCCATTCAGCAATGCTCACGCACCGGTTTCACAATTTCAAGGTGTGGCCATGATAGAGATGCTGGTGCTTCCTGTGCAG CACAGATTCGGTTAGTTGGCGGTGCAGGTCAATGCTCAGGCAGAGTGGAGGTCCACTATAAAGGCCAGTGGGGAACCGTGTGTGATGATGAATGGGAAATGCAGAATGCAGATGTGGTATGTAAACAGCTTGGCTGTGGTCATGCAGTTTCTGCTCCTACAAGTGCCCATTTTGGGCGGGGCAGTGGTCCAATATGGCTCGATAATGTGAACTGTAATGGTGAGGAGGCAGCTATAACACAATGTCGGCATCCTGGATTTGGAGAAAACAACTGTGGGCACGGTGAAGATGCTGGTGTGATCTGTTTGG GTGCCCTGAAAAGGCCCCAAATCACTTTAAATCCAGGTCCAGATGTAAACTGGGGAGACAGGGTTGAAATCACTTGCACTGTTGCAACAGAACATTTAGGTGGGAcatttacactgaaaaaaacCCCAGGAACATTCAAAATGGAGAAATACTCTGAAAATGAAGCTGCAACCTTTAGTTTCCCCAAGGTGGATTTCGAACACAAGGGATCATACTTCTGTGAATATCAAAAGAGGCTGCCGAATCAAGCCATCAATTACCCTCAAGGAGACCTCGCCCAGCTCGCTGTCACAG tgACACTGGAGATTCCCAGCATCTCCTTGACATCCCCTCACGCCATGGTGGTCTACAGCCCTGACAAAATATCAGTCAAACAAGGAAGCAGCTTCTCTGTCACTTGCTCCACTCACTCTAGATATCCTGGAGGTTACTTCTATCTGATGAAGTCCAATGTGAGCACAACTGAAGCCAAGCCAGCTTTTGGCCACACAATTTTCTACCTGGCATACTTTGAATTCCCTGCAGTGAAGTATGAACACCAAGGAGACTATAAATGTGTCTATAAAGTAAACATCTCCTCTGAATCCTTCTGTTCAGCACCCTCAAAGTCTCTCCAAGTCACTGTCATTG TAGAGTCATCCAGTTCAGTTGTCACAGGAGTTGTGGTTGGGCTCTTGGTGGTGCTTCTTGTGGTGGCAGCAGGTTATCTGCTCTGGAAGAGGAGGTGGCGGCTCTCTG ATACCTTGGTACAGTTCAGTGACCGGTTTGGAGGAACCGTCAAGCCAGATGTGGATGAAAGAAGCAACGGCGCATATGATGGAAG AGCCCGTGACACCCGAGTGAGCGAACCAGTGCACAGTCCCATCCCAGAAGACAAGAACGTGGATGTGGATAACTCAGTGGAGAGGGTCCCTGAAGACTTGGCAGGGAGGGTGTGTTATGAGCTTGAACCTCTTGTTCTTTCGTGA